CCGGGCGGCTGATCCTGAACGGCGACGATCTTGCGGAACTGGGCGACCTCAAGGACCTCCGGCATGCCGCTCGGGAAGCGGGGCGTCCTCTCGGCTGCAAGACGACGACCCGCCGCCGCGGAAGGCAGTGAACCAGCGTGCCCGCAACCGCAATCCGCTCCCTGACCATCGAGGACAGCGAGACTCACGACCTGCAGTTGCACCGGGTCGACGCCTGCGCCTCCCCCAGGGAGGGGTCCTGATCGGCGCCGATGACGGTCATGCACAGTCTTGCGCATCGGCGCCCGGGCTCCCCCATGCGGGTTCGTGGCCGGCTCCTCGCGGTACGTCGGAACCGAGCGGCGGTCGTACGTCAGAGGCGCTCGATGACGGTGACGTTGGCCTGGCCGCCGCCCTCGCACATGGTCTGCAGGCCGTAGCGGCCGCCGGTGCGCTCCAGTTCGTGCAGCAGTGTGGTCATGAGCTTGGTGCCGGTGGCGCCCAGGGGGTGTCCGAGGGCGATGGCGCCGCCGTTGACGTTGACCTTCTCCGGGTCGGCACCGGTCTCCTTCAGCCAGGCCAGCACCACGGAGGCGAAGGCCTCGTTGATCTCGACCAGGTCGATGTCGTCGAGCGTCATCCCGGCCTTCTTCAGCGCGTGGGCCGTGGCCGGGATCGGCGCGGACAGCATCCGGATCGGGTCTTCGCCGCGTACGGACAGGTGGTGGATGCGGGCGCGCGGGATAAGCCCGTGCTCGCGTACCGCCCGCTCGGAGGCGAGCAGCATCGCCGATGCGCCGTCGGAGACCTGGGAGGAGACGGCGGCGGTGAGCCGGCCGCCGTCGATCAGCGGCTTGAGCGCCGCCATCTTCTCCAGGCTGGTGTCGCGGCGGGGGCCTTCGTCGGTGGTGACCTCGCCGTAGGGGACGAGTTCGCGGTCGAAGCGGCCCTCGTCGATGGCGCGGATGGCCCGCTCGTGGGAGCGCAGCGCGAACTCCTCCATGTCGCGGCGGGATATGTGCCACTTCTGGGCGATGAGCTCGGCGCCGTGGAACTGGTTGACCGGCTGGTCGCCGTAGCGGGCGCGCCAGCCCGCGGAGCCGGCGTACGGGCCCTCGGTCAGCCCCAGCGGCTCGGCCGCCTGGCGGCTGGCGAAGGCGATGGGGATCTGGGACATGTTCTGCACGCCGCCCGCGACCACCAGGTCCTGGGTGCCGGAGAGCACGCCCTGGGCGGCGAAGTGCAGGGCCTGCTGGGAGGAGCCGCACTGGCGGTCGACGGTCACGCCGGGTACCTCCTCCGGTAGCCCCGCGGCCAGCCAGCAGGTGCGGGCGATGTCGCCGGCCTGCGGCCCGACGGTGTCCAGGCAGCCGAGGACGACGTCCTCGACGGCGGCCGGGTCGACGCCCGAGCGCTCCATCAGCGCCCGCAGCACATGGGCGCCGAGGTCGGCCGGGTGGACGGCGGCGAGTCCGCCGTTCCGCCTGCCGACC
Above is a genomic segment from Streptomyces fodineus containing:
- a CDS encoding acetyl-CoA C-acetyltransferase — protein: MPEAYIVEAVRTPVGRRNGGLAAVHPADLGAHVLRALMERSGVDPAAVEDVVLGCLDTVGPQAGDIARTCWLAAGLPEEVPGVTVDRQCGSSQQALHFAAQGVLSGTQDLVVAGGVQNMSQIPIAFASRQAAEPLGLTEGPYAGSAGWRARYGDQPVNQFHGAELIAQKWHISRRDMEEFALRSHERAIRAIDEGRFDRELVPYGEVTTDEGPRRDTSLEKMAALKPLIDGGRLTAAVSSQVSDGASAMLLASERAVREHGLIPRARIHHLSVRGEDPIRMLSAPIPATAHALKKAGMTLDDIDLVEINEAFASVVLAWLKETGADPEKVNVNGGAIALGHPLGATGTKLMTTLLHELERTGGRYGLQTMCEGGGQANVTVIERL